The genomic stretch AAAGCAGAGAAGTCTTCACTACTGGTTTAAAGACCTTGACCAAGCTTTGCATGACTGGTCATCTTGATCAGAGCACACCAGTGAGGAAGTGACAGACTGCAGCTATCCACCTGAGAACTGATGACTTTTACCCCCAGGCCTGAAGTCACCCTTGTTTAAATGAAGAACAAGTTGGGCTCCTGCCTATGTGGCATAATTAATGGTTGAGCTGTTAACATTTAAAGGATTATAAAAAAACAAAGCTAAAATGTTCCCATGTATGAACTACCCAGCTTAACAGTCACACTTAGACCTGGCACTGGTAGTCAGAGAAATGCAGTCAGGTTTAGGCCTTGGTTTTCACTGGCAAATGCAATTGTACATCTCTCAGCCAATGCTTGAGCACAAATCTGGGCTCTAATAtattccagcagcacagcctgcaaATACATGCATCAGAAATTTGGATGCAGGTGAGCTGTGGCTCTCGctagaaacaaataaataaaaactaaaaactCTACTGCTTAAATAGAGTACAAATTTAGGCGCTTCACAGCCAAGAATCCAGACACTAATGTGTTCCAAATCAGTGTCTGTCATCTGGATCCTAAAGGCAGCtgactttttttctgctctgaatCACCCCAATTCCACAGTCAAGATAGAGAACATGTTTAGCTTCTCTGAAAATCAAGATCCCAGTGTGCCCTGCCACTGTAAAGCCTCACAACATCAAATACAGCATTTGTGTCCCACCAGGACCCATTACATTTGTGCCACCAACACAGCTGAACGCTGGCTTCTTCTGTGCCCTCAATTAAAAGTCCTCTTCACTCATATTAAAGTCATGCTGATAGAAAGAAGATGGGGGAAAATGCTGTCATATGCATCCTGCTAGATGCTACTCTTGGAAGGACGACCATCATTCTAGCACTGCAAGTGTCGACCGGAGCGACAGTGTAAGAGAGGCAGAGGCATTTGGGGGAGGCTGGGAGATTTtcatgggggggaaaaaaataatttcaaaccgAAGCCAGTCAGCCAAAGCGAGGGGAGGAGCCGGGCAGGGGCTTGGCTCTTCCCTGGGCCGAGCCTGGCAGCGCGGCAGCGCTTTGCCAAGTGGCAGCCGGCTCCGGCGGCCGCTCGGCCCCGAGGCCAGCGCGGCTGcgggccccgcgccccgccgggcGGAGCAGGCAGGGCCGGGGGGCGCTCGGGTCGGgtcgcgccgggccgggccagcccagcccagagcccagcccagcccagagcccagcccagcccagcccgtcCCGCCGCCGGGGCAGCGAGGGGACGCCCGGGCCGGGGTCCTGCCGCCCGCTGCCGCGCCGGAGGGCGGCGGAGCAGCGGCTCCGTCCAGGCGCTTCCGGGCGCGCCGGGCGGCGGgggaagcaggagaaggaggggaaggaggaggaggaagcaggaggaggaggaggaggaggaggaggaggaggaggaggaggaggaagggagggagggagggagggaaggaggggtggagggaggcCGGCTTTTTTAGGAGGGAGACCCTCCTTCGCGGCCGCCCGCTCGCAGCCATGGCTTTGAAGGAGGCGGGCGGCAGCATCCTGCCCATCAGCGATATGGTATCGGGGCCGTCGGGCTCGCCGTTCCCCGAGGTGGTGGAGCTGAATGTGGGGGGCCAGGTGTACGTGACGAGGCACTCCACGCTGCTCAGCGTCCCGGACAGCACGCTGGCCACCATGTTCTCCCCGTGCCGGGGCGGCCCGGCAGCGGCCCGGCAGCTGCCCAGGGACAGCCGGGCGCGCTTCTTTATCGACCGCGACGGCTTCCTCTTCAGGTACGTGCTGGATTACCTGCGGGACAAGCAGCTGGCGCTGCCCGAGCACTTCCCCGAGAAGGAACGGCTCCTGCGGGAGGCCGAGTACTTCCAGCTGGGCGACCTGGTGAAGCTGCTGTCGCCCAAGGTCACCAAGCAGAGCTCGCTCAACGACGAGGGCTGCCAGAGCGACCTGGAGGATAGCAACTCGCAGGGCAGCAGCGACCGGCTTCAGCGGGCGGCGCTGGACAAGCGCTCGGGCTTCCTCACCGTGGGCTACCGCGGCTCCTACACCACGGTGCGGGACAACCAGGCGGACGCCAAGTTCCGCCGCGTCGCCCGCATCATGGTGTGCGGTAGGATCGCCCTGGCCAAGGAGGTCTTCGGAGAGACCCTCAACGAGAGCCGTGACCCCGACCGGCCCCCCGAGAAGTACACCTCCCGCTTTTACCTCAAATTCACCTACCTGGAACAAGCCTTCGACCGGCTCTCCGAGGCGGGCTTCCACATGGTGGCTTGCAACTCCACCGGCACCGCCGCCTTCATCAACCAGTACAGGGATGACAAGATCTGGAGCAGCTACACCGAGTACATCTTCTTCAGTAAGTGCTGCCCCGCGCCCCGGTGTCGTCCCCCTCGTCCCCGTCCCCGACGGGTGCATGGCAGTGTGCCCTTAAGTACAGCCGCAgccctcagcccttgctgtccCAAAGCAACATGTAGCTGGAGAGAGTTGGGGGCTGCCCCCTTTCCCCTCACTCCGCTCTGTCACCGCCATAGttcaaatttcattttgttGTGGGGGAGGGACAGGACTGCCTAAAATGCCCCGTCCGGAGCTCGGCATGGGAGTATTTCCGCGCACACACACTCCGtggggcagcctgggctgctcccGCCTTTCAGTGCCGAGGGGAGAGCCAGCCCCCATGTGTCGGGGTGTCCCGGGGACACTGTCGCTGGTTACGGATCGGGGGGCTACGGTCCGggggggtgtccctgccccgctgggcgGGCGCGGTGCGCGGTGCGCggtgcggggcgggcgcggtgcggggcgggcgcggctccggctccggcgCGGAGGGTCGCGGTGCTCCCCGCTAGCGAGGCGGCGCAGAGATCCCCGAGCAAGGAAGGGCTTTAATATTTTATCGCTGCGTTTCCTTCAAGTGAGCGCACTGCGCCTGGGCACGGTCCCCGTGAGGGAAGGGGCAGCGAGGGCACAGCCAACTTCCCAAGGAGCAAGAAAGAGTCTGGCTCCAAGGTGGACGAAAATTGGACAAGAGGAAATAAACCACTCCGTAGCCAGTACACAGCTCCTAAGCAACTTCACTGGTCGGCTGTGGGTAGCCTTAAAGGTTTCGGGTCACTCGCAGATAGGAAAACCGAGCGATGACGAATGAGTTTCAATCTGGCAAAGTATGTAGTGTTATGTAGGGCACTGGCTGAGCAGCGGGTTCGGGTCATGAAACCGCAGCTGGATGGAGAACACCATCCCCTGGCAGAGATTTGTCTTTGAAAGGCACAGGCAGCCTTAAACATTACAGATGTGTTTGAGAGTCGAGCGAGCCGCTGGAAGAGAGAGGTGTTCTGTATtcacttctttcttctcctgccTCTGTGCGGTCTCGAGCTCCCTGAGCAA from Aphelocoma coerulescens isolate FSJ_1873_10779 chromosome 4, UR_Acoe_1.0, whole genome shotgun sequence encodes the following:
- the KCTD8 gene encoding BTB/POZ domain-containing protein KCTD8 produces the protein MALKEAGGSILPISDMVSGPSGSPFPEVVELNVGGQVYVTRHSTLLSVPDSTLATMFSPCRGGPAAARQLPRDSRARFFIDRDGFLFRYVLDYLRDKQLALPEHFPEKERLLREAEYFQLGDLVKLLSPKVTKQSSLNDEGCQSDLEDSNSQGSSDRLQRAALDKRSGFLTVGYRGSYTTVRDNQADAKFRRVARIMVCGRIALAKEVFGETLNESRDPDRPPEKYTSRFYLKFTYLEQAFDRLSEAGFHMVACNSTGTAAFINQYRDDKIWSSYTEYIFFRPPQRTVSPKQDHEERKHDKVLDKGSESGTSCNELSTSSCDSHSEASTPQENATSTQPSTAHQPNTLTLDRPSKKAPVQWMPPPDKRRNSELFQTLISKSRETNLSKKKVCEKLSVEEEMRKCIQDFKKIHIPDYFPERKRPWQSELLQKYGL